A genomic stretch from Lathyrus oleraceus cultivar Zhongwan6 chromosome 2, CAAS_Psat_ZW6_1.0, whole genome shotgun sequence includes:
- the LOC127118890 gene encoding neutral ceramidase 1-like has protein sequence MTKLELSIDSLEKERDFYFAKLRDLEILGQTPGVENSSVFEAILKILYATDDNGSELAEAQAILVAGLQEASTLSPIAEVSEEKSSPSGYLNNPAEERSKYRYNVDKEMSLLKFVDDEWGPVRSFNWFATHGTSMSRTNSLVSGDNKGVAARFMEDWFERKVSVRKVSPGFEDDSLPRRISNIIPSLNNNHHELLELAALFQSPPGRPATRTSSVARRVRGVLRQDGKPRFVSAFCQSNCGDVSPNVLGAFCTDIGLPCDFNHSTCGGKNELCYGKGPGYPDEFESTHIIGERQFKKTAELFNGASKQIKGKVDFRHVYLDFSKLEVNVSIAGASKVVKTCPAAMGF, from the coding sequence ATGACAAAATTGGAGTTATCCATTGATAGCCTTGAGAAGGAACGTGATTTTTACTTTGCGAAGTTGAGGGACCTTGAGATTCTTGGTCAGACTCCTGGAGTAGAAAACTCGTCGGTTTTTGAAGCAATCCTGAAGATATTGTATGCTACTGATGACAATGGTTCTGAGTTGGCAGAAGCTCAAGCTATACTCGTTGCTGGCCTACAGGAAGCAAGTACATTGAGTCCCATTGCTGAGGTTTCTGAAGAGAAGAGCAGTCCTAGTGGTTATCTCAACAATCCTGCTGAAGAGAGAAGCAAATATAGATATAATGTCGATAAAGAAATGTCTCTTTTAAAGTTTGTTGATGATGAGTGGGGTCCTGTGAGAAGTTTCAATTGGTTTGCTACTCATGGGACTTCAATGAGTCGTACAAACTCATTAGTTAGCGGGGATAATAAGGGTGTTGCTGCACGATTTATGGAAGACTGGTTTGAGCGAAAAGTTTCTGTGAGAAAAGTTTCCCCTGGATTTGAAGATGACAGCTTACCTCGAAGGATTTCAAACATCATTCCCAGTCTTAATAATAATCACCATGAGTTACTCGAACTTGCTGCCTTATTCCAATCTCCTCCTGGTAGACCGGCAACCAGAACATCAAGTGTTGCTAGACGTGTGAGAGGTGTTCTTAGGCAGGACGGAAAACCTAGATTTGTATCTGCATTTTGTCAATCCAATTGCGGTGATGTTAGTCCAAACGTGCTTGGAGCCTTTTGTACAGACATTGGACTACCTTGCGACTTCAATCACAGCACATGTGGAGGGAAGAACGAGCTATGCTACGGCAAAGGACCTGGTTACCCCGATGAATTTGAAAGTACACATATTATAGGGGAGAGACAGTTTAAAAAAACAGCGGAGTTGTTTAACGGAGCATCCAAACAGATTAAAGGAAAGGTGGATTTTCGACATGTGTACTTAGATTTCTCCAAGCTCGAGGTAAATGTTTCTATCGCAGGAGCTTCTAAGGTAGTAAAGACATGCCCTGCTGCAATGGGATTCTGA